The Streptomyces sp. Alt3 genome has a segment encoding these proteins:
- a CDS encoding MFS transporter encodes MSSTFSKAGVTGDEHHPGRWIALTVLVLAVLLVAVDATVLGLATPFLSEDLEPTGTQLLWIGDVYSFVIAGLLVSMGSLGDRIGRKKLLLTGATAFGAVSVLNAYASSPEMMIVARALLGVAGATLMPSTLALIRNLFHDPRERSLAVGIWGAMASAGAAVGPVVGGLLLEHFWWGSVFLINLPVMAVLVAVGSKMIPESKNPAPGPWDLPSVGLSLVGMIGVVYAIKEAAAHGVSWENGVAAVGGLLALTWFVRRQLKLPAPLLDMRLFHHRGFSGAVLADLLTILGLSGIVFFLSQFLQLVQGRGPLEAGLAELPAAVGAVTAGLLAGRVARRYSVRSVVALGLGAIGLSLAVVTVIHKETGYPLIGVLLLVVGVGAGFAFTVTSDVILSSVPKEQAGSASAVSETAYELGAALGIALLGSIVTGVYKGFGTPEGISDAAAAAAHESLGGAVETAEHLPAHQGSELVVAAQEAFVNGLRVSAAVGAVVLLATAVSAWYLLRDQKLEEGIIPDE; translated from the coding sequence ATGAGCAGCACCTTCTCAAAGGCGGGCGTCACGGGCGACGAGCACCATCCGGGACGGTGGATCGCCCTCACGGTCCTCGTCCTCGCGGTGCTGCTGGTCGCCGTCGACGCCACCGTCCTCGGCCTGGCCACCCCGTTCCTCAGCGAGGATCTCGAACCGACCGGAACCCAGCTGCTCTGGATCGGCGACGTCTACTCCTTCGTCATCGCCGGGCTCCTGGTCTCGATGGGCAGCCTCGGAGACCGCATCGGCCGCAAGAAGCTGCTGCTGACCGGTGCCACCGCCTTCGGGGCGGTCTCCGTGCTCAACGCCTACGCGTCGAGCCCCGAGATGATGATCGTGGCCAGGGCCCTGCTCGGCGTCGCGGGCGCCACGCTCATGCCGTCGACCCTCGCCCTGATCCGCAACCTCTTCCACGACCCGCGCGAACGCAGCCTCGCCGTCGGCATCTGGGGCGCCATGGCCTCGGCGGGCGCGGCCGTAGGGCCGGTCGTGGGCGGGCTCCTGCTGGAGCACTTCTGGTGGGGGTCGGTCTTCCTGATCAACCTGCCCGTCATGGCGGTCCTCGTCGCCGTCGGCAGCAAGATGATCCCCGAGTCGAAGAACCCGGCGCCCGGCCCCTGGGACCTGCCCAGCGTGGGGCTCTCCCTGGTCGGCATGATCGGCGTCGTGTACGCCATCAAGGAGGCCGCTGCACACGGTGTGAGCTGGGAGAACGGTGTGGCGGCCGTCGGTGGGCTACTGGCCCTCACCTGGTTCGTGCGCCGCCAGCTCAAGCTTCCCGCGCCCCTGCTGGACATGCGGCTCTTCCACCACCGGGGCTTCTCCGGCGCGGTCCTCGCCGACCTGCTGACCATCCTCGGCCTGTCCGGGATCGTCTTCTTCCTCTCCCAGTTCCTGCAACTGGTCCAAGGGCGGGGTCCGCTCGAGGCCGGGCTCGCCGAACTGCCCGCGGCCGTCGGCGCGGTGACCGCCGGTCTCCTGGCGGGAAGGGTGGCACGCCGCTACTCCGTGCGCTCCGTCGTCGCACTCGGGCTCGGAGCGATCGGCCTGTCGCTCGCCGTGGTCACGGTGATCCACAAGGAGACCGGCTACCCCCTGATCGGGGTGCTGCTCCTGGTGGTGGGCGTCGGTGCGGGATTCGCCTTCACCGTCACCTCCGACGTCATCCTCTCCAGCGTCCCGAAGGAGCAGGCGGGATCCGCGTCGGCTGTGTCCGAGACGGCGTACGAGCTCGGCGCGGCCCTCGGTATCGCGCTGCTCGGGTCCATCGTGACGGGCGTCTACAAGGGCTTCGGAACTCCCGAGGGCATCTCGGACGCCGCGGCGGCCGCAGCCCACGAGTCCCTTGGCGGAGCCGTGGAGACGGCGGAGCACCTTCCCGCGCACCAGGGGAGCGAACTCGTCGTCGCGGCCCAGGAGGCCTTCGTGAACGGGCTGCGGGTGTCGGCGGCGGTCGGTGCCGTCGTCCTGCTCGCGACCGCGGTCTCGGCCTGGTACCTGCTGCGCGACCAGAAGCTGGAGGAGGGGATCATCCCCGACGAATGA
- a CDS encoding lysophospholipid acyltransferase family protein → MSRLTVIKAVLGPILRLLFRPQVEGAENIPGTGPVILAGNHLTFIDSMIMPICCDRPVFYIGKDEYVTGKGLKGRLMAWFFTGCGMIPVDRDGGRGGVAALMTGRRVLEEGQAFAIYPEGTRSPDGRLYRGRTGIARLTLMTGAPVVPFAMIGTDKLQPGGAGLPRPGKVTVRFGEPLEFSRYEGMDRDRYVLRAVTDSVMAEVMRLSGQEYVDMYATKAKAA, encoded by the coding sequence TTGTCCCGACTCACGGTCATCAAGGCAGTGCTCGGACCGATCCTGCGCCTGCTCTTCCGGCCTCAGGTGGAAGGCGCGGAGAACATCCCGGGGACCGGTCCGGTGATCCTCGCGGGCAACCACCTGACGTTCATCGACTCCATGATCATGCCGATCTGCTGCGACCGGCCGGTGTTCTACATCGGCAAGGACGAGTACGTCACCGGCAAGGGTCTCAAGGGCCGGCTCATGGCGTGGTTCTTCACGGGCTGCGGAATGATCCCGGTCGACCGTGACGGTGGCCGTGGCGGCGTCGCGGCGCTGATGACGGGCCGTCGGGTGCTGGAGGAGGGCCAGGCCTTCGCCATCTACCCCGAGGGCACCCGCTCCCCCGACGGCCGTCTCTACCGGGGCCGTACGGGCATCGCCCGGCTGACCCTGATGACCGGTGCGCCGGTCGTGCCGTTCGCGATGATCGGCACGGACAAGCTTCAGCCCGGCGGCGCCGGCCTCCCCCGCCCGGGGAAGGTCACGGTCCGCTTCGGTGAGCCGCTGGAGTTCTCGCGTTACGAGGGCATGGACCGCGACCGCTACGTCCTGCGGGCCGTCACGGACTCCGTGATGGCCGAGGTGATGCGGCTGTCCGGCCAGGAGTACGTCGACATGTACGCAACGAAGGCCAAGGCCGCCTGA
- a CDS encoding glycerophosphodiester phosphodiesterase, with product MTERAQTAPGRRTLLGAAVLGTTALGVSGTAHAAGRGAPAGRSGGHGSYRDLPVPTVIGHRGASGYRPEHTLGSYQLALDMGAHIVEQDLVPTKDGHLVCRHENDITGTTDVAEHPEFASRKATKRVDGVSITGWFTEDFTLAELKTLRAKERIPGNRQENTVYDGRWEIPTFEEVLRWADEEGRRRGRTVWLYVETKHPSYFRGLGLGLEEPLAKLLRRYGRHRANSALILQSFEPSSMQRLAKLVATPRVVLLSGPKERPWDFVESGDPRTVADLVRPAGLKWIATFAQGIGPTLDLVIPRDGAGRLTTPTALVADAHARGLVLHPYTMRNENTFLPADFRRGTDPNAYGDVFGALRAYFEAGIDGIFSDNPDTALLAAADFAKD from the coding sequence ATGACAGAGCGCGCGCAGACTGCACCCGGTCGGCGGACCCTCCTGGGGGCCGCCGTCCTCGGTACGACGGCTCTCGGAGTGTCCGGCACGGCGCACGCGGCCGGGCGTGGCGCGCCCGCCGGGCGGAGCGGCGGACACGGTTCCTACCGGGACCTCCCCGTGCCCACCGTCATCGGCCACCGAGGCGCCAGCGGCTACCGGCCCGAACACACGCTCGGCTCCTACCAGCTGGCCCTGGACATGGGCGCGCACATCGTCGAGCAGGACCTCGTGCCGACCAAGGACGGCCACCTCGTCTGCCGGCACGAGAACGACATCACCGGCACCACGGACGTCGCCGAGCACCCCGAGTTCGCGAGCCGCAAGGCCACGAAGCGGGTCGACGGGGTGTCGATCACCGGCTGGTTCACCGAGGACTTCACCCTCGCCGAGCTGAAGACGCTCCGCGCCAAGGAGCGGATTCCCGGCAACCGCCAGGAGAACACGGTCTACGACGGGCGCTGGGAGATCCCGACGTTCGAGGAGGTCCTGCGCTGGGCGGACGAGGAGGGCCGCAGGCGCGGCAGGACCGTCTGGCTCTACGTCGAGACCAAGCACCCCTCCTACTTCAGGGGCCTGGGGCTCGGCCTGGAGGAGCCGCTCGCCAAGCTGCTGCGCCGCTACGGCCGCCACCGGGCGAACTCCGCGCTGATCCTCCAGTCCTTCGAGCCGAGCTCCATGCAGCGGCTGGCGAAGCTGGTGGCGACGCCCCGTGTCGTCCTGCTGTCGGGCCCCAAGGAACGCCCCTGGGACTTCGTCGAGTCCGGCGACCCCCGCACCGTCGCCGATCTGGTCCGGCCCGCCGGACTGAAGTGGATCGCCACCTTCGCGCAGGGCATCGGCCCCACGCTGGACCTGGTCATCCCCCGGGACGGCGCCGGACGGCTCACCACCCCCACCGCCCTGGTCGCGGACGCGCACGCACGGGGCCTGGTCCTGCACCCGTACACGATGCGCAACGAGAACACCTTCCTGCCGGCGGACTTCCGGCGCGGCACGGACCCGAACGCCTACGGCGACGTGTTCGGGGCTCTGCGGGCGTACTTCGAGGCGGGTATCGACGGGATCTTCTCCGACAACCCGGACACCGCGCTGCTCGCGGCCGCCGACTTCGCCAAGGACTGA
- a CDS encoding TetR/AcrR family transcriptional regulator codes for MTLDREQVLRSAAALLTRKSTATMDEVARAAGIGRATLHRHFAGRDALVGALEDLGIKEFEAALDAAGLDEGSAEEGLRRFVAAVQPAAGLLSFLITENQLFEGDDVNEGWSRLDARVSAFFLRGQERGEFRIDLTPAWLTEALYGLIGSCAWAVQAGRVAARDFPYMIVELLLGGARRSVEK; via the coding sequence ATGACTCTTGACCGTGAGCAGGTGCTGCGGAGCGCCGCCGCACTGCTGACCCGTAAATCCACGGCGACCATGGACGAGGTGGCCAGGGCCGCGGGCATCGGCCGTGCCACCCTGCACCGGCACTTCGCCGGACGGGACGCGCTGGTCGGAGCGCTGGAGGACCTCGGCATCAAGGAATTCGAAGCCGCGCTGGACGCCGCCGGACTCGACGAGGGGAGCGCCGAGGAGGGGCTCCGGCGCTTCGTCGCGGCGGTCCAGCCCGCCGCCGGGCTGCTGTCGTTCCTCATCACCGAGAACCAGCTCTTCGAGGGCGACGACGTCAACGAGGGGTGGAGCCGCCTCGACGCCCGGGTCTCGGCCTTCTTCCTGCGTGGCCAGGAGCGTGGCGAATTCCGGATCGACCTCACGCCGGCCTGGCTGACCGAGGCGCTGTACGGCCTGATCGGGAGCTGTGCGTGGGCCGTACAGGCCGGCCGGGTCGCCGCGCGGGACTTCCCCTACATGATCGTCGAGTTGCTCCTCGGCGGAGCACGCCGGAGCGTGGAGAAATGA